The Hordeum vulgare subsp. vulgare chromosome 4H, MorexV3_pseudomolecules_assembly, whole genome shotgun sequence genomic interval ctgGAATTAGTTATACCACGTATTAACACAGGTTACTTGAACTATCTTTAACACAAGTGGTATGTATCAGTACATTTGGAGATGAACACTAACAATTCAGAAAAGACTAAATGCTAACAAGGCAATCAACTAACTTGTTCAGCCTCAGAGTAAGCTCATCTGCAGCACCATCATTGTAACCACAAAGAGGAATGTCCAGAGACAAGCCTTTGGTTAAACAAGGATGTATTGTCTGAGTTCATTTCTCAATTCACCAACATAACTGATAGGCATGTTAATGCATCTACCCTATAAATCTTTTGGTTCAGAAACTGTCTAAAAACAACTTTGCAACCGATGGTATTACATTCATAGTGGCATTCTAAACCAGTAGCCTATTTGATTCAACGTATGAGGTGGGTTTGGGGCCTATGCCAAACGCTTTTTTTGAAGGAGAGGCAGGGTAAACTAAACCTGGCTAAAGCATTATTCCTGTAAACTAGGATTGAAACAACCAACCAAAAGAGGTTGAATAAGCATTCCCACAAGAATTAGTTATTCCAAAATCCAATTTTCTACTGCTGACTGACTTAACCTAGCAAGCAATTAACTTGAGCAAATCAGCTTACTTCCGAAACATAAAATGAGAGCAGACCTAGTTATCTAACTCAAATCGAACACAGCAGACTAAGTGAGCAGCAAGAAAATTCACCTAGACTAAGAAGCCATGGTTAGATCAATACAAATTACTACATCTAGACTAAGAAGCCATGGTTAGATCAATACAAATTACTAGACTAAGAAACCATGGTTAGATCAATACAAATTACTACATCTCAACCCATGGGTGAGCACAGCGGAACCAAATACTAGCGCACGTCTAGACGAGACAACGCAACGAAGCTCCATGTGAGGAAGAGACAAGGGCTAAACGATCCATACCCTGATGAGGCTGTACTTGGGCTCGAACTTCTTGGCGGCTTCAAGGTTGTCGTAGATGAGACCGAATCCGGAGGACTTGCCGCCTCCGAAGTGGGTGCGGAACTTGAAGACGAAGATGCAGTTGTGGTCCTTGACCTCGTACACCTTGGACAACCTCTCCTTCAGCTCCGCCTGCGCACAAGCACACGAACGCTTCAAAATCGCTGACGAAATGTAACAGAGCTAAGGAACGAGGGGAATGGGACGAGATCTCCGACCTTGGGAGAcgttggcgcggccagggtggaTGACCTCGAGCACGAACTGCTTGCGCGCGAGCAGGTGGTTGGTCATGAACTTGCGGGTGCGGAGGGTGACCGCCGTCGTGGCCTTGGCGTCTGCCATGGCTGATTCGACCTCGCTCCGCGGTGGGCTGCCTgcgcaggaggcggcggcggtggcggcggcgcgagggggaGGAAAGCGGAGGTAGAATAGAGGGGAGGGCTAGGTGCCCGAGCAGGTATATATCTTGTGAAACCCTAGGAGTTAAATATCTAGCTGTCTCATGTTACCAATGGCACACCTTATAAGAATGCGTCATTGGTAACCAggattactaatgacgcacctgaTGTGTGATGCGTTATTATTAGATTTAAAAAAACAATTGAAAAAAAAAATGTTAGTAGTGGCGTACTTTgtcctggtgcgccactgctaagtcTGGAAAGGGTGTGGGTCAGGACAaaactagtaatgacgcaccacacaccagatgcgccattagtaatatgatcattaatggcgcacctatatctagtgcgccactgctatataggagtggcgcaccacatatATGGTGCACCATTAATGTTcatattagctatagccgttTTTCTAATAGTGTCTTGTCTTTTACTCTTTCATAATGAAAAAAATCGGGATTTTGTATAAACATGGAACTTCACCCTTTTTTTATTCAGATTTCTTGGGGCTTTTCAATTAATTATTTTCACATATATCTgctcatatttatttattttatcttCAACAAAAACTCAACCCTTTTTAGACAACACAAGAAATAGTAGCAATTGCAAAACTTTTCAGATTCGTTACATCAGAATTTTTCAAGTTTGAATATTGTTGTTTAGAAAATAATATAGACACCTACGGAAGAGAGAATTATGTGTGCATAAGTGGATAGCAATACACGAACTCTTTAGGGTGTAATACAAGTACTCTCACAAAAGTGATACACggactacttttgtacatatttctttttctcttcttcacaTGCATATTCATTTTGGAAACAAATTAAAACAAGCTCGGAAGAATACGATTGGAAATAATACAACCAAAATCTCTTTTTTCTTAGTTttctaattttttaaataaacaTGAAAGTGGAAATAATACAAACTAATTTCCTTTTTGAAATTGAAGTGCTTTTTTCACCTTTTGAATTGTGTATTTGCTTATTTGAACTTGTGCATTTTTTGTATCAACCAAAAAAAGTAGAGAAATTCTAGACTATGTTTTACATGTTCTCTTTTTCATGAAGTTTCCTCGTTTTTTACTTTGAACTTCCTAATTTGGTTTTGTTGAACTCATTTTTTTTCTCGTGAACCCCACATGTTTTTCTTCGCCTTGTATGATTTGTCTACTTTGAAATTTGGGCGGGGTGGTTGTACCCACTTTGGGTTTGGGGTCTGTGTTTGGTGCTCCATTTTTTTAATTTGAACTTCTTGGCTTTAGTTATTTTACTAATGAAAAGAATACTAGGTTTGTAGTAAATGTTGAACCGCTCCATTTTACAAATGTGAACTTCTAGTTTCTTGAAATGTGGAAAAACAGTCAAAGTGAATTTATTGCGGACATCTTTGGTGTATTTCTTTTGATTCTTGGAATCGCTCCAACCTAATTATAAAAGTCGAACCGGTTTCTTTTTTAATCGCTCCAACCTAATTCTAAAAGTTGAACCGGtttcttttttaatttttttgtgaattattATTTCAATTATTTAGGTTTCAATTTTTTAGAAACGAAACAAAATCAtttttaatataatttttatttatattgttgttctaatatgAACATCTTGTTTTGATTTTTGGGAAATGGGGGGAAATTGGTTTGTTTTTGGTAAACGCGTGTAGTGTTTTTGGGAAACATTTTAGTTGGGTTGTTTCCTAAACCGCTCTTTCCCTTTTTTATGAAATTTCCAGAAGTTGATTATGTTGCTTCCTACCCACGTTAAAAAAGTTGTATCGAGTACATATAATGGTAGTTTTCTTTGTATATTTGATTGTTTTGTAGTAAATATACATGATAGATGCAATGttagatttttttaaaaattgaATCAGCATATTGAGTTGTTGGTGTATACATAAATTTTCCTATTCATTTTTTTCTGCTAGGGAAGTAATCAACAGTTGTAGTATTGAGCCATTATTTTTTAGAGACTCTAAACTACTCTTAATTTCAAATTTTATAATTTTTATTGATTTCATCTTTGTTCTCATATTTTCGTTTTGACTCGTTTTTTAATTAGTGATGAGCTTCATGTGGTTTATTATGTAAttatttttttacctttttcgAACTTCCTTGCTTAAACTTGTAATTAGATTGGGCTAACACATTTAGAGAAAGCAATATGAACTCCTCCTAATAGCACCTtttaaaaaagagaggaggatttTACGTCCTACCATGGAACACCAAAAAGGAACTTCCCAGTTATCTATTTTTTAACTTTTTGGCCTAGGCCAGCTACCTAGTCTCATGTAGCCCATGTCCTCTCAAGGTCATCTTCAACCTACAGCAACACGAACGCAGTTGAACTACCCCCAATGATTTAGTTTGCTGGTAGGCAATTAAGGCCCTGATTCACCGCAACCTAAACACAAAAATTGTTGGTTCCCTCACAATGAATCCATTCCATTAGACAGAGTGTCGTAGTGTGTGGTTCCGAGCAGATCGATGTGTGTTCTCATATGATAATGGAACTATTAGAGAGTTTGCCAACCACGAAGTAGATGAACCTTGTCCAATGTAATAGTTGGACTTTAGTTAAATTCGGATTTCCTCTCCAACAACATTAGGGTTGCTAAAGCCACCATCATGACTGCTAAATATGTGGGCGCAATTGAAGTCATCAGTCGCACTAAGCATTGATGCAAATCGTAGACACATGCACCCACTCATGTACCGTGCATTGTCGAAGGTGCTTGATTTTGTCTGTCCTATTAGTGTCATCCCTTACAATGGCACCTTGCTCAACACCATCCTACTTCTCCACGTGCCCTATCTGAACTTGTTCAGAAGTACATCGGTGTGTTTGCATCGGGCAAGTGCGTTGATAGTGACCTCTACTGCAAGATCGAGAGTGACTGAGGATGACACAGGCGATTGATCACTACTCATAGGAGCACGTTGTTGCAGTTGGAGAGGAAGGTCGGGAGGGAAATGacaagtagcatgagcatgatgtaaTTGGTGGCAGTGGGTCATAGCGGTTCGCATGACTAGCTGAAGTTCGAGACCTCCCCCAGTTATAGGTCGAGGCCGACGAGATTGGGGGGGGGTGGTTGGTCGAGAGACGAGCGTGTCGGGGTGGGGAGGCAGAGGTTGGCCGGAGGGTGTGCGAGGCTAGTACAATTGGTTGTCGAGAGATGAGCGGGACGGGGTTGGGCCTGTTGCACGAACCACTTCATCCGTGCCGGGCCGGACGCGTCATCCGAGCCAAAGCACTACTGCTAGATCTCCTGGTACTAGTGGCCCAGGTTCGGGTCCATGAACTGCGTGCCATTGCCAAATTACATGTGCGGGCCCACCAATGGGTCCGACACGTTTGTCGGGTCCCACTCGCCCCCCGTCACGCCGTTGATTGTCGGGTTCAGCCGCTAAATCCACCCCCGCATTTGGTCGAACGAACGGTTCTCCATCACCGCCAGCACAACCATCTTGATTGGCCCCGCGAAGACGACAGCGCCCGACGAGGTGAAGGCGAGGAGcaaggacgagaggagaagacatTGTGGCGTAGAAGCCACCGTTGCTAGCCAATTGATTGGTGGTTTGTGTGTGCGTAGAGCGGTAGCTGAGAGAGGACGTAGTGGTAGGATCCGCGCAGCAGCACGATTGGTTGTCAAGGGCCAACGACGACACGATTGGAGGTCGCgcctcgacggggggggggggattggtTACACGGGCCGGCGGCAACACTGTTAGTGGCAGGGTCTTCGGTGACGTGGGCAGAGGAGGGAGGGCAGATGTGGGATCAAGGAAGGTTGGGGGAGGGGGTCGCGGGGAACGGGTGGGTGAGATTTCTCATTCTTTGTACTTTGTACTCGTCGGGTGGTTTTTTCTGATCTGAGGAAAATCCTATCGTGCTCTATATATGGAGGAGTTTTCAGAATATTATTATAATTCTAGGATTAGAATAGTGctactatatatatgtgtgtgtaaaatgtttggggcacctaggtgctcAGACACCTAGACACCATGCAACTATTGCCATATGTGATTGATTCCTTTCCCAAATATTGGTGTGAGTTATACCTGCCATAAAAAATGCACATGATTATAGTATCATGCCATTTATTACCGGATATGGCATGATGTCTTAGTTTCCTTGTAAATGTTTATATGTAATGTACAAGCTGTAATATTTTGTGTatcttttttttttacttttgtcATGTATTTCGTAACTGGAATACAATGCACAAACATATGCTGCACTTATCTTTACTTTTTTAGTCATTAAAAATAAAAATGTGCATATACATGTACATTTCCGATGTGAAATTTATATATACATGAATACAAATTTATATACTCCGACTTAAAATTTATGTGCATATATCCCTGAATGTACATATCCTTCGGTGATATTTATGTGTGCGTACATTAAAATTTACACACCCCAATATAAAATGTACATATTCCTACACGCATGAATTTTTTTCCTACGTACATATACCCATCCATAATTATTTTTCACTTTTAGGAATGTATGTTACATAACCACGTACAATCCTATGTATTTATTTTATCGAGGTATATATTCAATTTCATGTCGAGGTATATAAAATCGATGAGTATGGACATACAAGAAAAAAAAATTTCGTACTCTGGGTATATACCTACACAAAAATCTAATGGATACATAGTAAATAGGTGAATTCATACATACATAATCTAATGGGTATGTACTAAATATTGTGGGTATATACATACATAAAAAATAAATGCGTTACATACTAAACATTCTGGGTATATATACATATCAAAAAAAATCTAGTGAGAATGTACAAAGTAAACGAATCCACATACCTAATCCAATTGGTACGTACTAAATATTCTGAATATATTAATACGAAAAAACCTAATGCGTACGTACTAAATATTATAGATATGTACATACAAAAATTTGATGGATACACTAAATAAATGATTCATACATATCTAATTCGTACATATATGAAATAAATGTCCATATGCCTAATGTGTAATTTTTTTCTTTCTAAAGATATGATATCATGTATGACATGTTTAATGACATCCATTTAATGATTTGCGTCATAATTGTTTCGAAaattaattgtttcagaattgacAATTACTAGTGAATTGACTAGTTACCTTCTATACCTATCACAATGGCACGCATCTAAATGCAATCAAATGGTGGAAAGTAAGGAgcctgggcacctaggtgccccaaacggtcgcgctattcgtctcgct includes:
- the LOC123450305 gene encoding 40S ribosomal protein S24-1-like, which codes for PTTCSRASSSCSRSSTLAAPTSPKAELKERLSKVYEVKDHNCIFVFKFRTHFGGGKSSGFGLIYDNLEAAKKFEPKYSLIRVEKSRKQIKERKNRTKKIRGVKAGDAKKK